A single Brienomyrus brachyistius isolate T26 chromosome 11, BBRACH_0.4, whole genome shotgun sequence DNA region contains:
- the LOC125704136 gene encoding troponin T, fast skeletal muscle isoforms-like, which translates to LFLSPLIHLSDPSTPRSLGACRIAVAEEVVEVEVAPEVAPEPEPEPEVAPEPEPVQEVAPEPEPEPQPVEEVQEETYEEEEEKPKFKPSAPRIPEGDKVDFDDIQKKRQNKDLIELQALIDAHFEHRKKEEEELIALKERIEKRRAERTEQQRIRAEKDKERQARREEERLKREEADIRKKADEDAKKKSALANMGSQYSSYLQKADQKRGGKKQTEREKKKKILADRRKALNIDHLNEDKLREKAKELWDWMHTLESEKFDHIEKLKKQKYEVTTLRNRIDELQKHSKKGAAARRRK; encoded by the exons CTCTTTCTCTCACCGCTTATCCACCTCTCTGACCCCTCCACTCCCCGTTCACTCGGTGCATGTCGCATAGCCGTAGCCGAAGAGGTTGTAGAAGTAGAAGTAGCACCAGAGGTGGCTCCAGAGCCAGAACCAGAGCCAGAGGTAGCTCCAGAACCAGAACCAGTGCAAGAGGTAGCCCCAGAACCAGAGCCAGAGCCTCAGCCAGTGGAAGAAGTGCAGGAAG AGACCTATGAAGAGGAAG AGGAGAAGCCAAAATTCAA ACCTTCAGCACCTAGGATTCCTGAAGGGGATAAAGTAGACTTTGAT GACATCCAAAAGAAGAGGCAGAACAAAGATCTTATTGAACTTCAGGCCCTGATTGATGCTCACTTTGAGCACAGaaaaaaggaggaggaggagctcattgccCTCAAGGAAAGAATT GAGAAGCGTAGGGCAGAGAGGACCGAGCAGCAGAGGATCCGGGCCGAGAAGGACAAGGAACGCCAGGCCAGACGTGAG GAGGAGAGGCTGAAGAGAGAGGAAGCAGACATCAGGAAGAAAGCTGATGAAGACGCTAAGAAGAAATCCGCTCTGGCCAACATGGGCTCCCAGTACAGCAGCTACCTGCAGAAG GCTGACCAGAAAAGGGGAGGGAAGAAGCAgactgagagagagaagaagaagaagatcctGGCTGACAGACGCAAGGCTCTCAACATCGACCATCTGAATGAAGACAAGCTGAG GGAGAAGGCGAAGGAACTGTGGGACTGGATGCATACCCTGGAGTCTGAGAAGTTCGATCATATCGAGAAGCTGAAGAAGCAAAAGTATGAG GTCACCACTCTCAGAAACCGCATTGATGAGCTTCAGAAGCA CAGCAAGAAGGGAGCCGCAGCTCGTCGCAGAAAGTAG
- the LOC125751422 gene encoding myoblast determination protein 1 homolog, giving the protein MELSDIPFPIPSADDFYDDPCFNTSDMHFFEDLDPRLVHVGLLKPDDHSHNEDEHIRAPSGHHQAGRCLLWACKACKRKTTNADRRKAATMRERRRLSKVNDAFETLKRCTSTNPNQRLPKVEILRNAISYIESLQALLRGQEENYYPVLENYSDSDASSPRSNCSDGMIDVNGPTCSARRNSSHDSVYFNETPNDSRHNTRSIISSLDCLSSIVQRISTEAPPCPTIQEGPESSPCSPQAGSIHEPGASFPSPTSRPHAAHDPVYQVL; this is encoded by the exons ATGGAGTTGTCGGATATCCCTTTTCCAATTCCATCCGCAGATGACTTTTATGATGACCCCTGCTTCAACACATCTGACATGCACTTCTTCGAGGACCTGGACCCCAGGCTGGTACACGTGGGACTGCTGAAACCGGATGATCACAGTCACAACGAAGACGAGCACATTCGAGCGCCGAGCGGACACCATCAGGCGGGCAGGTGTCTCCTCTGGGCGTGTAAGGCTTGCAAAAGGAAGACCACCAATGCCGACCGCAGGAAAGCTGCCACCATGCGGGAGAGAAGGCGGCTCAGCAAAGTTAACGACGCCTTCGAGACCCTGAAAAGATGCACGTCTACGAACCCCAACCAGAGGCTACCGAAGGTAGAGATCCTCAGAAACGCCATCAGCTACATCGAGTCCCTGCAGGCCCTACTCAGGGGACAGGAAGAGAACTATTATCCTGTCCTTGAAAACTACAGCGACTCTGATGCATCCAGTCCTCGATCGAACTGTTCAGACGGAATG atCGACGTTAACGGCCCAACTTGCTCCGCGAGAAGAAATAGCAGCCACGATAGTGTATACTTCAATGAAACTCCTAATG ATTCCAGGCATAACACGAGGTCAATCATTTCCAGCTTGGATTGTCTGTCGAGTATTGTCCAGCGGATTTCAACAGAGGCTCCCCCATGTCCCACAATCCAGGAGGGTCCCGAAAGCAGTCCCTGCTCCCCCCAAGCAGGATCGATACACGAACCGGGAGCCTCCTTCCCGTCTCCGACCAGCCGTCCCCATGCAGCCCATGACCCGGTCTACCAGGTGTTATGA